TTAGAGAAAATTGGCAATGGTATTTGTTTATGCCAGATCTTTGGTATGGTGCTTTTATGGTTGTTTTGGGTTTAGGTGATGCTGTTGTAATTAGTACTTTAATCACTGGAGTGGGGAATGTTTTGAATCATACCTCAATATCATGGGATAAATATATTTATAGAATTCCAATGATTCGATATTTCTTAGAACGTTTGATTCAATTACCGTCAACTCATAGGGCCCATCATTCAGTATATGATCCCCAAGGAAAAATTCCTATGGAGAACTATGGGCAATTGTTTTTTATTTGGGATACAATATTTGGAACTGCAAGATTTCCTAGAGGGAATGATCCCAAATCATACGGAATTCCAAATAATCCAAATGATCCATGGACAAGTCAACTTTGGTGGCCAATTTTCAAATCGAATCAACCCGATAGTGTTTATTCCAAAAGAAGTTATTTTGGCGAAGGCCAATAAATTCAAAATTTGAATGTGTTACGAGAATATGGAAACGAAAGAATTTAAAATTTGGAAATGTAGTGTATGCGGTTGGATTTACGATGAAAAGGTTGGTGATCCGTCTGAAGGATTTTCTCCTGGTACCTTATGGGAACAAATCCCCGATGAATGGGAATGTCCAGAATGTGGTGTTGGCAAAGCTGATTTCAATATGATAGATGTAACATCATCGAATTAAGCTGCCGTTAGACTAAAATTTTGTTACTTGCATTGGGCAGCGACAATTTGCAGTGCAAGTAACAAAAGCCTGAGATTCTTTAAGGTAATCCTAATACAGGAGCAGGTTTGATGTCGCAACTTAAACCAACTGTTAGATAATTATCTAGAATAAGGCCAAGTGCATAGATATTGGTAACACATTTATCAACACCATCTTTTAAATAGTATTTTTCATCTTCGAGTCCAGCAGCAATTGGCACTAAAAGCCCATTTAATAATGATGCTAATAAAGTTGCAGAAGAAATGCTCGAAGAAGAGGAGGATCCAGCAATTGAACGAATGTAAATGGTATCAATTTGCGAAGCTGCATCGACTAGTTTTTTTAAAGCATCTTTGCCAGTGATATTTTTCGAACTCAAACCACCTAATACAGGTTGGTTGCAATTTAAGGAAATTCCTAAGATAGAAGTAAGGAAAAGGATCGTGAGTGTTTTTTTCATATATAACAAATTATGAATATAAGATATATTTTGTCAAAATAAAAATCCACCAAATGTTAGTCAGATGAAAAAGTAGGTGTTAAATGGTGTTTTGTTTGATAAACATAACTTAAGTTTAGCGAAAATAAGTTTCGTAGCGATTTTTATTACCTATTAGATGTTATACTTGGTATCATTCTTGTCTCAAGGTGATGTTGGGATCGCCAGAACTCACCTCCACAGAATAAAGGTTAGGTATTTGCCAGGATTGCCTAAAGGTATTAGAATAGAGTAAATCGTATGTCTGTTCCGTTGCTATTGCACTTGTTGGAGTCACAGTATAAAATCTAGAGGAAGCTGAGTTACAATAGGTATTTTCCTTATAGGTAACATTGGTTCCACTTTGTTTTGTGATTTTCAATAAGTATGTTCTCGTTTCTTCTTGTGGTTTGGCATTGTCTAAATAGGTATAATGAAAGTAATATGGTTCACCGAATGTAAGTGTAATTGGATAATTTACGTTTTTTCTTAGGATTTGTGTAGGTTTTGGACAATAATTTGCGTTTGACTGGTTTACTAATAAAAGTGAGTAAACAAACATAAAATTACTGGATGTATTATCTCCATTAGAGTTGGAATCTGATTTTCTCGGGTAAGGTATATAACAATTAAATGAAAACAGAAAAGTGAATAATGTAATCGAAGATGTCAGAATTGTATGTTTTATAATCAATTTCATAAATTTTAATATTGCCTAATGGATATTGTTGGATTCCCAGATAGATAGTCGATGTAGTATCCGTTTTCCGATGCTTTGACTGTGGCATACGATTCAAAATCTGATTTGTACAATTGGTATGTAACTTCTGTAGGAGTCGATGAGATAGGCAAACGTTGGTAAGAAGAATCAAAAGACTGCCCACAATTTGGATTGGTATAAAAGGGAACTTCGGTTCCTGCTTCTTTGGTAATTTTTAAATACAAATTAGGTGGGTTTGTTCCTAAAGCTCTGAAATCTTCAAAAGAAAACCGAAACCATTGTTTTTCATTTGGTTTCAGTGTTAACGGAACGTCTGTATTTTTTCGAACTGTAAATTTGGGGTGTTTACAAGAATTAGAATAGTATTCATTGGTAAAGTTGATCACAAATAATTGGACAAGAGGGTCAGCCTCAACTTCTTTTTGGATTTTGCACCCAAAGGCAAAAAATAGAAAATATACGAAAACGAAGAAATGGATTTTATCTTTCATTTGTATGGTTTTTCTATAGGTTCTTCATTGGTAGCATACCCTTTGACAAACGTACAACGATCTATAGGTGAAAACATATAAGTTGTATCTGTGATTTCTGGATTTTTGAGTCCTTTTTTTCCTGGTGCTTTCGAAAGGGCATCGAGTACGGCTACCTCTAAGTTTGGATAAATAGGTTGGAAAAAATACTTACAACTTCTGCCTTCTACATAGATATCAGCTGTTCCAATTTTTTGTGGCGTAAGGTCAACCCTCTTGTATTGCCCCCAATTTTGGCAATTGACAACCAATAAAAGTACTATAAAGAAAATGGAAAGACGAGGGGTCATATAAAATTCACTCATAATAAATATTAATACACTGACCAAATATAAATTTATGTTCGAATGATATTTCGATATGATCAAATCTACTCCTTTGGGTTTTGATTTCAAATTGGTTCAGCGCATTTTCTAGAATTCTTGGATAAATGGCCATACAATGTTGGAATTTGTGCGTTCGGGGGTGGGGTTTCTCTGCATGAGCTGGTTCTATATAACCAATATTGGTTGCCAGTTTGCTCGTTAGACACGATACAATAAAAAGAGAACAAACGCTAAGTAATAATATCTTTAGCAAGTTCTTTTTATATTCTAATTTACGAATGTTAAACACAATTTTCCATAGAAACCAAAGAGAATGGTAGAATTGACTTCTCGTTTTTAATACAGACCATCAAAATAACATCAGTTTGGTTTCTTTGGGTATAAACTGGTATATTTCCCAATCTGTCACGTAAGAATCAAGACGGAGGATAAAAAAATGAAATTTTACCGTTATTTCTGTTCTGAAAACGCCCAAAAACCGCTCTTTCTGGTTTGTTATCTTATCAAGATGAAATTGTTTCTATTGGAAATGATTTGGTTTGTTGTAAAAAAATGGATAGGATTCAAAGTAGAAGCCATATCCAATGGTCGCAAAAAAAGGATGGATCATTTGAACGACACCAAAACATGGATATTGGCACTTTGTATCCTTTTTAACCTAACTTGTTATTCCGCCTCTCCTAGGCATGATATAGTTTTACAAATCCCTTTATCAGGTACATACCAATCTGAGTTAATTGAAGATTTTTATCTTTATATTAAATTTTATAAAGATGGTTTGGTTTTACTCAAAGTGGTCGATAAAACCGAATCAAAGGAATTTAAAAGTTTAGAATACCAAAATAATAAAGATCCCAAGCTTGGATTTGGAAGATATGAAAAATCGAATGATACCATTCGAATTTTTGCAAAAAATGTTCTATTAGAATATAAATTTGAAATCATTTCGAATGAAAATGATAAAATGGTCTTAAAACATTTAGGTTCCATTGTTAGAATACCAGATACAATTCGTATCACAAAAATTTTCCCAAATGATGAATTGGGTAACACCAGAAAAACATTGGATCTGTATGAAAAGAATTTTGAATACTTATCTGGTATTTTTTACATGTCAGTTTATGCATGTGATGCTTGCCATTCCTTGTACACTTCGGAGCGGATCGTTGGTCCTCCTCTAAAGGATTTATATCTTAAAAAACGGAAACTCCAAGATGGACGAGAGGTTCTTGCTGACCGTGATTATCTGAAAAGGTCGGTATTATCTCCAGGTGAAGGAGTTGTAGAAGGTTATGTGAACTTGATGCCCGTATATACGGATACGTTTCAGAAACGTGAAAGAGAATTAAATCTGATTGTAGAAACGATGATGAAACTTTAAGTTTTCTCTTTGGAATCGAATACCGACAGTAATCCTTAAGAGTTGGGAATCCTTCGATGATTAGAGGAAATACGAGTCATTTGGAAATTTCTTTCATTTGACAAATTCAGATATGGATTCGAATGATTCTTATATTCGGGTAAGCGAATTGAAAATTCGAACAAATCTCTCTCCTTTATTGCTATTTCTGTTTTTTCCGTTTTGGCTAAGTTTTTGCCAATTTCCTGAATTAGGAAACGCCTGCGATCCAAGCTCCGAATCGTTTCAAGATTTTTATATCGCAAGGATCCTTGTGGACGATGATAGAGAGTATTGTGGTTCTATTGCTCCTACAAAATCCATTTGTGAAATGGACCCTCTTTCCATCATACAACCTCGTCGATGGAAGTATGTTGTCTCTGAACTCAAAAAACAAGCGAGTTTAGGAACAGATGGTGTTAGTTTTCAAACCTATACACAACCAAGCACTGGTCTTGCAAAATGGTTAGGTGGGGTTTTATCATTTGAAGAAAAAGTTTATTCCATGCCTTTCAATCGATCCGATGTGCTTGTCATTGATCCGATCCAAAATACAACAAGTGCGTTTGATATTGGTTCCAGTGGTTCAAACCAATGGGAAGGAGCCGTACTTGCACCTAATGGAAAAATATATGCAATCCCAAGGGATGCAAACCAAATCTTAGTAATCAACCCATCCACCAATACATCTTATTTTATCCCATCTCCAGAGTCTGGACTTGCGAAGTGGAGAGGGGGTGTTCTTGCCCCAAATGGACTTATTTATGGAATTCCAAATTCATCTTCTAAGATTTTGGTGATAGACCCGCAAACGGATTCAGTTCGAACTATAGTTTCTCCTCTTGTTTCATCCAATATGTGGGAAGGGGGTATCCTTGCTCCTAATGGCAAAATCTATGCCTTCCCCGTTGATGTTGAATTTATCTTTGTATTGGATCCATTTTCGGAAAGATCTTACACGTTACCATCGCCACCTGCATTGGCTGGATCAGGGAAATGGAGACACGGTGTTCTCACATCCGAAGGAAAAATTGTAGGAATCCCAGCTGATACAAGTAATTTTATCTTTTTAGATCCAAATACTGATTCCATTACCTTACAATTATCACCTATTGGTGGTACTGGCAAATGGAGGGGTGGTATTTTTACGGCAGACGGTCGGATCATTGTTATCCCTGCTGATAACAGTAATATCCTTGCTTACGACCCAGTTACGTTTGCCTATACTTCACACGACACAAGTGTTGGCTCGGGAAATAAATGGGGTGACGGAGTCTTGGCACCTAACGGGAAAATCATATCCATTCCACATACTTATGATCTAGGTCTTTCGATCAATCCTGGATCTCGTGGTAAAATATGTAAAAATCTTCTACTCAGTTCTTATTGGAATACATACTAATATACTAAAAAAACGATTCATTTAAAATTCAATTGACTTTGTTCACTTTTGGGAATACCTTTATGTATGCTTTGGAAAGCGTCTCAATTCTGGAAAAACGCCTCTCCGAACGAACTACTATCCTTCTTTTTATCCATCGAAAAAGGTGAAGATTTAAAATCATTAGCCGAGCA
The sequence above is a segment of the Leptospira sp. WS39.C2 genome. Coding sequences within it:
- a CDS encoding TIGR04452 family lipoprotein; its protein translation is MKKTLTILFLTSILGISLNCNQPVLGGLSSKNITGKDALKKLVDAASQIDTIYIRSIAGSSSSSSISSATLLASLLNGLLVPIAAGLEDEKYYLKDGVDKCVTNIYALGLILDNYLTVGLSCDIKPAPVLGLP
- a CDS encoding rubredoxin, which encodes METKEFKIWKCSVCGWIYDEKVGDPSEGFSPGTLWEQIPDEWECPECGVGKADFNMIDVTSSN
- a CDS encoding sterol desaturase family protein: MLHLDTITVTAVFIGLGLVEIVLGNFRKWNRKDVTIDLISVTQLAILIKPGIIICGGLITTIFLPSLANSLSSLPIWCGVLIVLIPGDFMHYWYHRKGHEWDWLWRMHRTHHTSTTMSVTMSFRENWQWYLFMPDLWYGAFMVVLGLGDAVVISTLITGVGNVLNHTSISWDKYIYRIPMIRYFLERLIQLPSTHRAHHSVYDPQGKIPMENYGQLFFIWDTIFGTARFPRGNDPKSYGIPNNPNDPWTSQLWWPIFKSNQPDSVYSKRSYFGEGQ